In Zonotrichia leucophrys gambelii isolate GWCS_2022_RI chromosome 6, RI_Zleu_2.0, whole genome shotgun sequence, one genomic interval encodes:
- the WNT8B gene encoding protein Wnt-8b produces the protein MDPYLGIFFLTPFFQSCYAWSVNNFLMTGPKAYLIYSSSVAAGAQSGIEECKFQFAWDRWNCPERALQLSSHGGLRSANRETAFVHAISSAGVMYTLTRNCSLGDFDNCGCDDSRNGQLGGQGWLWGGCSDNVGFGEAISKQFVDALETGQDARAAMNLHNNEAGRKAVKGTMKRTCKCHGVSGSCTTQTCWLQLPEFREVGTYLKERYHKALKVDLLQGAGNSAASRGAIAETFSSISKKELVHLEDSPDYCLENKTLGLLGTEGRECLKRGKALSKWEKRSCRRLCGDCGLAVEERRAEMVSSCNCKFHWCCAVRCEQCRKRVTKYFCVRKEKRERSGGGGASRKLKRKL, from the exons ATGGACCCTTATCTGGGCATCTTCTTCCTCACTCCCTTCTTCCAGTCCTGCTATGCCTG GTCAGTGAATAATTTCCTGATGACGGGCCCCAAG GCCTATCTCATCTACTCCAGCAGCGTGGCAGCCGGGGCGCAGAGCGGCATCGAGGAGTGCAAGTTCCAGTTCGCCTGGGACCGCTGGAACTGCCCGGAGAGggcactgcagctctccagccacGGCGGGCTGCGCAGTG CAAACCGAGAAACAGCCTTTGTCCACGCCATCAGCTCTGCAGGTGTCATGTACACGCTGACCCGGAACTGCAGCCTGGGCGATTTTGACAACTGTGGCTGTGACGACTCCCGCAATGGACAGCTGG ggggacaaggctggctgtggggaggCTGCAGCGATAATGTGGGCTTTGGGGAAGCTATTTCCAAGCAGTTTGTGGATGCCCTGGAGACTGGACAAGATGCCAGAGCTGCTATGAACTTGCATAACAACGAGGCAGGTAGAAAG GCAGTGAAAGGGACCATGAAGCGGACTTGCAAATGCCATGGTGTGTCAGGGAGCTGCACCACCCAGACCTGCTGGCTGCAGTTGCCTGAGTTTCGGGAGGTGGGCACTTACCTCAAGGAGAGGTACCACAAAGCCCTGAAGGTAGActtgctgcagggagcagggaacagcGCTGCCAGCCGGGGTGCCATCGCTGAGACCTTCAGTTCCATCTCCAAGAAGGAACTGGTCCATTTGGAAGACTCTCCTGACTACTGCCTGGAGAACAAGacgctggggctgctgggcacggagggcagggagtgcctgAAGAGGGGCAAGGCGCTCAGCAAGTGGGAGAAGCGGAGCTGCCGGCGGCTGTGCGGGGACTGCGGGCTGGCGGTGGAGGAGAGGCGAGCCGAGATGGTGTCCAGCTGCAACTGCAAGTTCCACTGGTGCTGCGCCGTGCGCTGCGAGCAGTGCCGCAAACGGGTCACCAAGTACTTCTGTGTCCGCAAGGAGAAGCGCGAGCGGAGCGGGGGTGGCGGAGCCAGCCGCAAGCTCAAGAGAAAGCTCTAA